A single Bacillus sp. HMF5848 DNA region contains:
- a CDS encoding BCCT family transporter codes for MAKQKLTPVFIISVIVATAFIVWGVIPKNILPTANLANVTTKLQGAIIDKFGWFYLLSATGFLVFVLVLVFTKYGNIRLGKDSDRPDYTYLSWFAMLFSAGMGIGLVFWGVSEPMYHYFDPPVGEGETAEAARAALRYSFFHWGLHPWAIYAVIALALAYFQFRKGAPGVISSILRPVLGDRVDGGVGVIVNFVAVFATIFGVATSLGLGAIQISGGMSYLFPNITNSITTQLVIILIVTILYMLSAQTGLNKGIKILSNLNVVLAFLLVLFLLFAGPTNFIMDVFTLTIGNYLQNLPSMSFKLSPFEENNWVQAWTIFYWAWWIAWAPFVGTFIARISKGRTIREFIIGVLLVPTVFGGLWFSVFGGSAIYLQRNEGVDIMGVITNEGMELALFSVLENYPLGLIMSGLAIFLITTFFVTSADSATFVLGMQTTNGNLHPPNSIKFVWGLIQSSAAAILLWTGGLGALQTASIIAAFPFTFIMILMVFSLIKSLQGEKFVKVKTVPDDSRLKEQPD; via the coding sequence ATGGCAAAACAAAAATTAACTCCCGTTTTTATCATATCTGTTATTGTCGCAACCGCCTTTATTGTTTGGGGGGTAATTCCAAAGAATATTTTACCTACGGCAAATCTTGCTAATGTAACAACGAAGTTACAAGGTGCAATAATTGATAAATTTGGTTGGTTTTATTTACTATCTGCAACAGGTTTTCTAGTTTTTGTACTGGTTTTGGTATTTACCAAATACGGTAACATTCGTCTTGGTAAAGATTCTGATAGACCGGATTATACGTATTTATCATGGTTCGCCATGTTATTCAGTGCAGGAATGGGAATCGGCCTCGTTTTCTGGGGAGTATCTGAACCGATGTATCATTACTTTGATCCACCAGTTGGCGAAGGTGAAACCGCAGAGGCCGCACGTGCCGCACTTCGCTATTCTTTTTTTCATTGGGGATTACACCCATGGGCGATATACGCTGTTATAGCATTAGCTTTAGCATATTTTCAGTTTAGAAAAGGCGCACCTGGTGTCATAAGCTCTATATTAAGACCAGTTCTTGGTGATAGGGTAGATGGAGGTGTTGGTGTAATAGTAAATTTTGTCGCTGTATTTGCAACCATTTTTGGTGTTGCAACCTCTCTAGGTCTTGGAGCGATACAAATTAGCGGTGGTATGTCGTATCTATTTCCTAACATCACAAACAGTATAACAACACAGCTAGTTATTATCTTAATTGTTACAATTCTTTACATGCTCTCGGCTCAAACTGGCTTAAATAAGGGTATTAAAATACTAAGTAATCTCAATGTAGTTCTAGCTTTTCTTTTAGTGTTATTTCTCTTATTTGCCGGACCAACTAATTTTATTATGGACGTATTCACGCTTACCATAGGGAACTATTTGCAAAACCTTCCTTCTATGAGCTTTAAGCTTAGCCCTTTTGAAGAGAATAATTGGGTACAAGCTTGGACAATTTTTTATTGGGCATGGTGGATTGCTTGGGCACCTTTTGTTGGCACGTTCATTGCTCGAATTTCTAAAGGAAGAACAATTCGTGAATTTATTATCGGTGTTTTATTAGTTCCTACTGTATTCGGAGGATTATGGTTTTCGGTATTCGGAGGTTCTGCTATATATCTACAAAGAAATGAAGGCGTAGACATAATGGGAGTCATCACTAACGAAGGAATGGAGTTAGCACTGTTTTCCGTACTGGAAAACTATCCGCTCGGTCTTATTATGTCAGGATTAGCCATTTTTTTAATCACAACTTTTTTCGTTACATCTGCAGATTCGGCTACTTTTGTACTTGGAATGCAAACTACAAATGGAAACCTACATCCACCAAACTCAATTAAATTTGTTTGGGGACTTATTCAATCCTCGGCTGCAGCTATATTGCTATGGACTGGTGGCTTAGGTGCCTTACAAACGGCGTCTATTATTGCAGCATTCCCATTTACATTTATTATGATTTTAATGGTATTTTCTCTGATTAAATCCCTACAAGGAGAAAAATTTGTAAAAGTAAAAACTGTACCAGATGATAGTCGCTTAAAAGAACAACCAGATTAA
- a CDS encoding Hsp20/alpha crystallin family protein → MNNFFNRFPQMKHMQNLRNVETWKDQWGDMLGEDFWGNFEPLFQESHTQYNLYKKENELLVVVSIPGLTKLEDLDVYIDYKTIELTGHINLKFKGFEIVDENIYQGKFQKSLNLPFPVRDDKVDADYHNGLLYIHLHRLIKDDIRKKIHVKKMSD, encoded by the coding sequence ATGAACAATTTTTTTAATCGATTTCCGCAAATGAAACATATGCAAAATCTCCGAAATGTAGAAACCTGGAAAGATCAATGGGGTGACATGCTAGGAGAAGACTTTTGGGGAAATTTTGAACCTTTATTCCAAGAAAGTCATACTCAATATAACTTATATAAGAAAGAAAATGAATTATTAGTTGTCGTCAGCATTCCGGGTCTTACAAAGCTTGAGGATCTTGATGTGTATATCGATTATAAGACTATTGAATTAACAGGTCATATTAACCTAAAGTTTAAAGGTTTTGAAATTGTAGATGAAAACATATATCAAGGAAAGTTTCAAAAGTCATTAAACCTTCCTTTTCCAGTTCGTGACGACAAAGTCGATGCAGATTATCATAATGGGTTACTTTATATCCATTTACACCGTTTAATAAAAGATGATATTCGAAAAAAAATTCATGTAAAAAAAATGAGTGATTAA
- the purK gene encoding 5-(carboxyamino)imidazole ribonucleotide synthase, translated as MINLSSIIVPGQTIGIIGGGQLGRMMAIAAREKGYCIAVLDPTPNSPCGQIADYEFTASFNDLEAIKELASVSDVITYEFENIDYEALTWLEQYAYLPQGSALLKVTQDRGDEKKALQGMNIPTAPYKLVNSEEQLVSAIQEIGVPCVLKTCRGGYDGKGQFVIRSLEDYHSASALLQYGSCVLESWIPFQLELSVIVVRSVSGEICTFPVAENIHINNILHKSIVPARVPIEVIQKAENVARKIAGNFSLVGTLAVEMFVTSDGNVLVNELAPRPHNSGHYTIDACETSQFDQHIRAICNLPLGRTTLLRPAVMVNILGQHIPPLLENVSLLSNSKLHLYGKKEAKQNRKMGHITRLANTTDDAEKQLDGLPIWEARTEWRI; from the coding sequence GTGATAAACTTGTCTAGCATCATTGTACCGGGACAAACAATTGGTATTATAGGTGGTGGACAGCTAGGAAGGATGATGGCTATTGCCGCTAGAGAAAAGGGGTACTGCATAGCGGTTTTGGACCCAACTCCTAATAGTCCATGTGGACAAATTGCTGATTATGAATTTACAGCATCTTTCAATGACTTAGAAGCTATTAAAGAGCTAGCCTCTGTTAGTGATGTTATTACATATGAATTTGAGAACATAGATTACGAGGCGTTAACATGGCTGGAGCAGTATGCCTATTTGCCACAAGGAAGTGCGTTACTTAAAGTAACGCAGGATCGTGGAGATGAGAAAAAAGCTTTGCAGGGAATGAATATACCGACCGCACCATATAAGTTGGTTAATAGTGAGGAGCAGCTCGTTTCAGCGATTCAGGAAATAGGCGTGCCTTGTGTATTAAAGACATGCCGAGGTGGTTATGATGGGAAAGGGCAGTTTGTTATACGCTCATTAGAAGACTATCATAGTGCTAGCGCATTGTTACAATATGGTAGCTGTGTGCTAGAATCATGGATACCGTTCCAATTAGAGTTATCTGTGATTGTAGTAAGAAGTGTAAGTGGTGAAATCTGCACGTTCCCAGTTGCTGAAAACATTCACATAAATAATATACTACATAAGTCTATTGTACCGGCACGGGTACCGATAGAAGTAATCCAAAAAGCAGAAAACGTGGCCCGGAAAATAGCGGGTAATTTTTCGCTCGTTGGAACATTAGCGGTTGAGATGTTTGTTACGTCAGATGGTAACGTTCTTGTCAATGAGTTGGCACCACGCCCCCACAATTCAGGTCACTATACAATAGATGCCTGTGAAACATCTCAATTTGATCAGCACATTCGTGCTATATGCAACCTACCACTAGGTCGTACAACATTGTTAAGGCCAGCAGTGATGGTGAATATTTTAGGGCAGCATATACCGCCTCTGCTTGAAAATGTATCATTGCTATCAAATAGTAAATTGCACTTGTATGGAAAGAAAGAAGCAAAGCAAAACAGAAAAATGGGGCACATCACGCGGTTAGCAAATACCACTGATGACGCAGAAAAACAGCTTGATGGCTTACCTATATGGGAAGCACGTACTGAATGGAGGATATAA
- the purE gene encoding 5-(carboxyamino)imidazole ribonucleotide mutase, giving the protein MADKPVIGVIMGSISDWDTMKHCCDILDELHVSYEKKVVSAHRTPDLMFHYAETARERGIKIIIAGAGGAAHLPGMVAAKTTLPVIGIPVQSRALNGLDSLLSIVQMPGGVPVATVAIGKAGATNAGLLAVQMLSMYDEVLAERLEKRRIVISESVIESSDKLV; this is encoded by the coding sequence ATGGCTGACAAACCAGTAATTGGCGTAATTATGGGAAGTATATCAGATTGGGATACAATGAAGCATTGTTGTGACATACTTGATGAGTTACATGTGTCTTATGAAAAAAAAGTAGTATCGGCGCATCGTACACCTGATCTCATGTTTCACTATGCAGAAACAGCTAGGGAACGTGGCATAAAAATTATTATAGCTGGGGCTGGAGGTGCGGCGCACTTACCTGGAATGGTTGCTGCGAAAACGACGTTACCTGTCATAGGGATACCGGTTCAATCAAGAGCCCTAAATGGATTAGATTCTTTGTTATCGATAGTGCAAATGCCTGGAGGTGTCCCAGTGGCTACTGTAGCTATTGGAAAGGCAGGAGCAACTAACGCGGGTTTACTGGCTGTGCAAATGCTCAGCATGTATGATGAGGTACTAGCCGAACGTCTAGAAAAGAGAAGAATAGTTATATCAGAATCTGTCATAGAAAGTAGTGATAAACTTGTCTAG
- the purB gene encoding adenylosuccinate lyase, which yields MIERYTRPEMGAIWTEENRFNAWLEVEILACEAWAKLGAIPEDDVKKLREHASFDVNRIKEIEEETRHDVVAFTRAVSETLGEERKWVHYGLTSTDVVDTALSYLIKQANNILEKDIERFVEVLKEKAQEHKYTVMMGRTHGVHAEPTTFGLKMALWYEEMKRNLERFRQAADSVRVGKISGAVGTYANIDPFVEQYVCEQLGLEAAPISTQTLQRDRHAHYMSTLALIATSIEKFAVEIRGLQKSETREVEEFFAKGQKGSSAMPHKRNPIGSENMTGLARVIRGYMQTAYENVPLWHERDISHSSAERIIIPDATIALNYMLNRFANIVKNLTVFPDNMKRNMDRTLGLIYSQRVLLALIDKGMPREEAYDTVQPKAMEAWETQVPFRSLLEKDEVITTHLSTDELANCFDYSYHLKQVDYIFDRLELS from the coding sequence ATGATTGAAAGATATACGAGACCAGAGATGGGTGCCATATGGACGGAGGAAAATCGCTTTAACGCTTGGCTTGAGGTTGAAATTTTAGCATGTGAAGCGTGGGCTAAGCTTGGTGCGATACCTGAAGATGATGTTAAAAAGCTGCGTGAACATGCTAGCTTTGATGTAAATCGCATTAAAGAGATCGAAGAAGAAACACGTCATGATGTGGTGGCTTTTACAAGAGCTGTTTCGGAAACATTAGGTGAAGAACGTAAATGGGTACATTATGGATTAACGAGCACCGATGTTGTTGATACCGCACTTTCCTATTTAATTAAGCAGGCAAACAATATTTTAGAAAAGGATATTGAGCGTTTTGTTGAGGTATTAAAAGAAAAAGCACAGGAGCATAAGTATACAGTTATGATGGGGCGCACACATGGTGTGCATGCGGAACCAACTACATTTGGGTTAAAGATGGCGCTTTGGTATGAAGAGATGAAGCGTAATCTAGAAAGATTCCGCCAAGCTGCTGACAGCGTACGCGTCGGTAAAATTTCGGGTGCTGTTGGAACGTATGCAAATATCGATCCATTTGTTGAGCAATATGTGTGTGAACAGCTTGGACTTGAAGCAGCCCCTATTTCAACACAGACTCTGCAGCGTGATCGTCATGCTCACTATATGTCAACTCTCGCACTGATTGCTACATCTATTGAGAAATTTGCTGTCGAGATACGTGGCCTACAGAAAAGTGAAACACGTGAAGTGGAAGAGTTCTTCGCTAAAGGTCAAAAGGGCTCATCAGCGATGCCACATAAGCGTAATCCGATAGGTTCAGAAAATATGACAGGGTTGGCACGCGTAATTCGAGGCTACATGCAAACAGCTTATGAAAATGTACCACTTTGGCATGAGCGTGATATTTCTCATTCTTCTGCTGAAAGAATTATCATACCTGATGCAACGATTGCTCTTAACTATATGCTTAACAGATTTGCTAACATTGTTAAAAACTTAACTGTTTTCCCAGATAACATGAAACGTAATATGGATCGTACACTTGGTCTTATCTATTCGCAACGTGTGTTGCTTGCTTTAATAGATAAAGGAATGCCACGCGAAGAAGCATATGACACTGTACAACCAAAAGCAATGGAAGCGTGGGAAACACAAGTCCCATTCCGATCTTTACTAGAAAAGGATGAAGTGATTACGACGCATCTATCGACTGATGAGTTAGCTAACTGCTTTGATTATAGCTATCACTTAAAGCAGGTTGATTATATTTTTGATCGTTTAGAGTTGTCTTAA
- a CDS encoding NETI motif-containing protein, whose translation MFIVEELETIEQCLARMMKEGYSPVRRIEEPIFQEIVEDGQKQIVPCGRIIKFEGKIQK comes from the coding sequence ATGTTCATTGTAGAAGAATTAGAAACAATAGAGCAATGTTTGGCGCGAATGATGAAAGAAGGCTATAGTCCAGTACGTCGAATTGAGGAGCCCATTTTTCAAGAAATTGTGGAAGACGGTCAAAAACAAATCGTACCATGCGGTAGAATAATTAAATTTGAAGGTAAGATTCAAAAGTGA
- a CDS encoding DUF2179 domain-containing protein → MVIIILLINVVYVSFFTIRMILTLKGRRYVAAAISMIEVVIYVVGLGLVLENLNQIQNLVAYAVGYGLGVIVGMKIEEKLALGYITVNVITKEYDKDLPNELRDKGYGVTSWQAQGLEGNRMALQILTPRKYELKLYHTIKELDPKAFIIAYEPKTIYGGFWVKAVRKGRLNKSEG, encoded by the coding sequence ATGGTCATCATTATTTTGTTAATTAATGTTGTGTACGTTTCGTTTTTTACAATTCGTATGATCTTAACTCTGAAAGGAAGACGATATGTAGCAGCTGCTATCAGTATGATAGAAGTTGTTATCTATGTGGTAGGGTTAGGTTTAGTACTAGAAAATTTAAATCAAATACAAAACCTAGTGGCCTATGCTGTTGGTTATGGTTTAGGTGTAATCGTTGGTATGAAAATAGAGGAAAAACTAGCACTCGGTTACATAACTGTTAATGTTATAACAAAAGAGTATGATAAAGATTTACCAAATGAACTACGCGATAAAGGGTATGGTGTAACAAGCTGGCAAGCTCAGGGTCTTGAAGGCAACCGAATGGCGCTTCAGATACTCACACCAAGAAAGTATGAGCTAAAGCTATACCATACAATTAAAGAGCTGGATCCAAAAGCATTTATAATCGCTTATGAACCAAAAACAATATACGGTGGATTCTGGGTAAAAGCTGTTCGTAAAGGTAGGCTAAATAAAAGTGAAGGCTAA